One genomic segment of Mycolicibacterium psychrotolerans includes these proteins:
- a CDS encoding bifunctional nuclease family protein — protein sequence MGEVRVVGIRVEQPQNQPVLLLRESNGDRYLPIWIGQSEAAAIALEQQGVEPARPLTHDLFRDVIAALGHSLKEVRIVDLQEGTFYADLIFDRDIKVSARPSDSVAIALRVGVPIYVEEAVLAEAGLLIPDENDDEATGAVREDEVEKFKEFLDSVSPDDFKAT from the coding sequence ATGGGTGAGGTTCGCGTCGTCGGAATCCGCGTGGAACAGCCGCAGAACCAGCCCGTTCTGTTGCTGCGGGAGTCCAACGGCGACCGCTATCTGCCGATCTGGATCGGGCAGTCCGAGGCCGCGGCCATCGCCCTGGAACAGCAGGGGGTCGAGCCGGCCCGCCCGCTGACCCACGACCTGTTCCGTGATGTCATTGCCGCACTTGGTCATTCACTCAAGGAAGTACGCATCGTCGATCTGCAGGAAGGCACGTTCTACGCCGACCTGATCTTCGACCGCGACATCAAGGTCTCGGCGCGGCCGTCGGATTCGGTGGCCATCGCGCTGCGGGTGGGGGTACCGATCTACGTCGAGGAGGCCGTGCTCGCCGAAGCCGGGCTGCTGATCCCCGACGAGAACGACGACGAGGCCACCGGCGCCGTTCGCGAGGACGAGGTGGAGAAGTTCAAGGAGTTCCTCGACAGCGTCTCCCCGGACGACTTCAAGGCAACCTAG
- the ftsR gene encoding transcriptional regulator FtsR, producing the protein MTQPETPALAGMSIGVVLDTLRSEFPDVTISKIRFLEAEGLVTPQRTASGYRRFTAYDCARLRFILTAQRDHYLPLKVIKAQLDGLPDGELPQSGSAYAAPRLVQVGGSDGADAVLPTAPTQARLSREALLERSGVDEELLNSLVKAGIITPIFKGAGTAFFDEHSVVIAQCARALADYGVEPRHLRAFRSAADRQSDLIAQIAGPVVKAGKAGARDRADDLAREVAALAITLHTSLIKSAVRDVLDR; encoded by the coding sequence ATGACCCAACCCGAGACCCCGGCGCTCGCCGGGATGTCGATCGGGGTCGTGCTGGACACGCTGCGGTCGGAATTCCCCGACGTCACGATCTCCAAGATCCGGTTCCTGGAGGCCGAGGGGCTCGTCACGCCGCAGCGCACCGCGTCGGGGTACCGGCGCTTCACCGCCTACGACTGCGCCCGCCTGCGGTTCATCCTCACCGCGCAGCGCGACCACTACCTGCCGCTGAAGGTGATCAAGGCCCAGCTGGACGGGCTGCCCGACGGTGAACTGCCACAGAGCGGTTCGGCATACGCCGCCCCGCGGCTGGTGCAGGTGGGCGGCTCCGACGGCGCGGACGCGGTGCTGCCGACCGCCCCGACGCAGGCCCGGCTCAGCCGGGAGGCGCTGCTGGAACGCTCGGGCGTCGACGAGGAGTTGCTGAACTCCCTCGTGAAGGCGGGCATCATCACGCCGATCTTCAAAGGCGCGGGAACGGCGTTCTTCGACGAGCATTCGGTCGTCATCGCCCAGTGCGCCCGCGCGCTGGCCGACTACGGCGTCGAACCACGCCATCTGCGGGCATTCCGGTCGGCCGCCGACCGCCAGTCGGATCTGATCGCCCAGATCGCGGGCCCGGTCGTCAAGGCGGGCAAGGCCGGTGCGCGCGACCGTGCCGATGACCTGGCACGCGAAGTCGCGGCCCTGGCGATCACGTTGCACACGTCGTTGATCAAGTCAGCCGTACGCGACGTTCTGGATCGCTGA
- the garA gene encoding glycogen accumulation regulator GarA: MTEKDFNSGADSDEVTVETTSVFRADFLNELDAPPAAGGESAVSGVEGLPVGSALLVVKRGPNAGSRFLLDQPTTSAGRHPDSDIFLDDVTVSRRHAEFRLEGGEFQVVDVGSLNGTYVNREPVDSAVLANGDEVQIGKFRLVFLTGPKGDDGTSE; the protein is encoded by the coding sequence GTGACGGAAAAAGACTTCAACTCGGGGGCCGACTCTGACGAAGTCACCGTGGAAACGACATCGGTCTTCCGCGCCGACTTCCTCAACGAGCTCGACGCGCCGCCCGCAGCGGGCGGCGAGAGCGCGGTGTCCGGCGTCGAAGGGCTGCCGGTGGGGTCGGCGTTGCTGGTGGTCAAGCGGGGACCCAACGCGGGGTCGCGCTTCCTGCTGGACCAGCCCACCACGTCGGCGGGCAGGCATCCGGACAGTGACATCTTCCTCGACGACGTCACCGTGAGCCGTCGACATGCGGAGTTCCGCCTCGAGGGCGGCGAGTTCCAGGTCGTCGACGTCGGCAGCCTCAACGGCACCTACGTCAACCGGGAGCCCGTCGACTCCGCGGTGCTGGCCAACGGCGACGAAGTGCAGATCGGCAAGTTCCGCCTGGTGTTCCTGACCGGACCCAAGGGCGACGACGGCACCTCCGAGTAA
- the gcvH gene encoding glycine cleavage system protein GcvH, with translation MTEIPADLSYTAEHEWVARNGDDTVRVGITDFAQSALGDVVFVQLPDVGTEISAGESFGEVESTKSVSDLYAPVTAKVVAVNGDLESNPQLVNSDPYGEGWLVELQADGESLRSALDALLDAEGYRAHVTE, from the coding sequence GTGACCGAGATTCCCGCCGACCTGTCCTACACCGCCGAACACGAGTGGGTGGCGCGCAACGGCGACGACACGGTCCGCGTCGGCATCACCGACTTCGCGCAGTCCGCGCTGGGCGACGTGGTGTTCGTCCAGTTGCCCGACGTCGGCACCGAGATCAGCGCGGGGGAGTCCTTCGGCGAGGTGGAGTCGACGAAGTCGGTGTCGGATCTCTACGCGCCCGTCACCGCGAAAGTCGTTGCCGTCAACGGTGATCTGGAGTCCAACCCGCAGCTGGTCAACTCCGATCCGTACGGCGAGGGCTGGCTGGTCGAACTGCAGGCCGACGGCGAGTCGCTGCGCTCCGCGCTGGACGCGCTGCTGGACGCCGAGGGCTACCGCGCCCACGTGACCGAGTAG
- a CDS encoding DUF881 domain-containing protein gives MPPDARPAPRSGRRVFGVLAVLLCLVLGVAIATQVRQTDSGDSLETARPADLLVLLDSLQQREAALNSEVADLQRTLAELQASGSSDQAAIENARARLAALSILIGTVPATGPGVTLTITDPAPGVAAETMLDVINELRAAGAEAMEIRGGQASVRIGVDTWVVGPAGALVVDSATLNPAYSVVAIGDPPTLAAAMNIPGGAMDSIERVGGTMVVQQSDRVDVTALRQPKPRQYAQPVK, from the coding sequence ATGCCGCCCGACGCCCGTCCCGCCCCGCGCAGCGGGCGGCGCGTGTTCGGCGTGCTGGCGGTGCTGCTGTGCCTGGTGCTCGGCGTGGCGATCGCCACCCAGGTGCGTCAGACCGATTCGGGCGACTCACTGGAAACCGCCCGCCCGGCCGACCTGCTGGTGCTGCTGGACTCGCTGCAGCAGCGCGAGGCCGCGCTGAACTCGGAGGTCGCGGACCTGCAGCGGACACTTGCCGAACTGCAGGCGTCGGGCAGCAGCGACCAGGCCGCGATCGAGAACGCCAGGGCGCGGCTGGCGGCGCTGTCGATCCTCATCGGCACCGTGCCCGCGACCGGGCCGGGGGTGACGCTGACCATCACCGACCCCGCGCCGGGCGTGGCCGCCGAGACGATGCTCGACGTGATCAACGAACTGCGCGCAGCGGGTGCCGAGGCGATGGAGATCCGCGGCGGGCAGGCGTCCGTGCGCATCGGCGTCGACACCTGGGTGGTCGGCCCCGCGGGTGCGCTCGTCGTCGATTCGGCCACGCTGAACCCCGCGTATTCGGTTGTGGCCATTGGAGATCCGCCGACGCTGGCGGCGGCGATGAACATTCCCGGCGGAGCGATGGACAGCATCGAACGCGTGGGCGGGACGATGGTGGTACAACAGTCCGACCGGGTCGACGTGACCGCCTTGCGGCAACCGAAACCGCGCCAATACGCTCAGCCCGTCAAGTGA